Proteins co-encoded in one Desulfitobacterium hafniense DCB-2 genomic window:
- a CDS encoding ArsR/SmtB family transcription factor, with translation MKANHLESAKVFKAFCDETRLAILEMLQSGEKCACVLLEKVEVGQSTLSHHMKILLESGVISARKEGKWTYYSISENGRKRALALLHAITETHLLTGETEENCCEKESVL, from the coding sequence ATGAAAGCAAACCATTTGGAAAGCGCTAAAGTGTTCAAAGCCTTTTGCGATGAAACCCGGCTTGCCATTTTGGAAATGCTCCAAAGCGGTGAAAAATGTGCCTGTGTGCTGCTTGAAAAGGTAGAAGTGGGACAGTCCACCCTTTCCCACCATATGAAGATTTTGCTGGAAAGCGGCGTTATTTCTGCACGGAAAGAAGGCAAATGGACTTACTATTCCATTAGTGAAAATGGCAGAAAGCGTGCCTTAGCGTTGCTGCACGCCATAACTGAAACCCATCTGCTCACAGGAGAAACAGAGGAAAATTGTTGTGAAAAGGAGAGCGTCTTATGA
- a CDS encoding VOC family protein, translated as MEIRTFDFGDGFCFKQKIATFLMFQDGNAEEAMNFYISLFDNSKIVNITRYGANEAGQEGTVMHAVFSLNGQEYMCIDSHVKHEFTFTPAISLYVTCDSKEEIDKVFEKLLEGGQILMPLGSYPFSERFGWVNDKYGVSWQLNFEK; from the coding sequence TTGGAAATTCGAACCTTTGATTTTGGGGACGGGTTTTGTTTTAAACAAAAAATTGCTACCTTCTTAATGTTTCAAGATGGCAATGCTGAAGAGGCAATGAACTTTTATATTTCGCTATTTGATAATTCTAAAATAGTGAATATTACCCGTTATGGAGCGAATGAAGCCGGTCAAGAGGGTACTGTAATGCATGCTGTATTTTCATTGAACGGGCAAGAGTACATGTGTATAGACAGCCATGTCAAGCATGAATTTACATTTACCCCTGCGATATCTTTATATGTAACATGTGATAGTAAAGAAGAGATTGATAAGGTATTTGAAAAGCTTTTAGAAGGCGGCCAAATCTTGATGCCCCTTGGCTCTTATCCGTTTAGTGAAAGATTCGGTTGGGTAAATGATAAATACGGGGTCTCATGGCAATTAAATTTTGAAAAGTAA
- a CDS encoding helix-turn-helix domain-containing protein yields the protein MLFRDCDLKKASPYVTIGELVRLTGIRYSTLKFYTEEGMLEFEQAEENLTRRYKRVDTIQRIHYIKNLRAEGKTVPQIKDILNQTK from the coding sequence ATGCTTTTCAGGGATTGTGATTTGAAAAAGGCCTCTCCATACGTTACAATTGGAGAGCTGGTAAGATTAACAGGCATAAGGTATAGCACACTCAAATTTTATACCGAAGAAGGCATGTTGGAGTTTGAACAAGCAGAAGAAAACTTAACGAGAAGATATAAACGTGTCGATACCATCCAGCGTATTCATTACATCAAAAACTTGAGAGCGGAAGGCAAAACCGTTCCCCAAATTAAGGATATTCTCAATCAAACAAAATGA
- a CDS encoding DEAD/DEAH box helicase → MSAERLQSFGEISLSKQVLQALSEMGFEEPSPIQKAAIPVAMDGVDLIGQAQTGTGKTAAFGIPICEKVNPKFQAVQALILTPTRELAVQVSEEISKIGKYRHIKPLPIYGGQSIDRQIRALRFGSQVVVGTPGRILDHLNRGTLKLQYVKMVVLDEADEMLDMGFVEDIETILKQVPKEERQVMLFSATMPPEIKKLAQNYMHQPKSVAVSRDELTVPLIEQVFYEARDKIKVDALCRIIDMEDIGQAIIFCRTKRGVDELVAALEARGYFADALHGDLSQQQRDRVMKKFRDGKVELLVATDVAARGLDIDNVTHVINFDIPQDPESYVHRIGRTGRAGRKGQAITLVSSREYRQLRLIERLIKTRIIRKELPTLADVSERQAENLKNQLVKILQRSHLGTYRSIVGSLLEEYDSMDVAAAALKFAVEGVEERSEEEDDIAFGNTGAAPGMVRLFMNIGRLQQVRPQDIVRWIADESGIPGNIIGMINIYDKFTFVEIPEQHASRVLSCMHQNMIKGRKVNVEPAKAR, encoded by the coding sequence TTGAGTGCAGAACGTTTACAATCTTTTGGTGAAATAAGTCTGAGCAAGCAAGTGCTGCAGGCATTATCAGAAATGGGGTTTGAGGAGCCCTCTCCAATTCAAAAAGCAGCCATTCCCGTGGCTATGGATGGTGTGGATTTAATCGGCCAGGCCCAAACCGGTACAGGAAAAACTGCCGCCTTTGGGATTCCCATCTGTGAAAAAGTCAACCCTAAGTTTCAGGCAGTTCAAGCCTTGATTCTGACACCAACCCGCGAACTGGCCGTTCAGGTGTCGGAAGAGATCAGCAAGATCGGGAAATATCGCCATATTAAACCCTTGCCCATTTACGGAGGCCAATCCATCGACCGTCAGATCCGGGCATTGCGCTTCGGCAGCCAGGTGGTGGTAGGAACTCCGGGTCGTATCCTTGATCATTTAAATCGCGGAACCCTAAAATTGCAGTATGTAAAAATGGTGGTTCTGGACGAAGCCGATGAAATGCTGGATATGGGCTTTGTTGAGGATATAGAAACGATTCTTAAGCAAGTTCCCAAAGAAGAGCGCCAGGTGATGCTTTTCTCGGCTACCATGCCGCCGGAAATTAAGAAACTGGCTCAGAATTATATGCACCAGCCTAAATCCGTAGCCGTAAGCCGTGATGAGCTCACTGTGCCTTTGATTGAGCAAGTCTTTTATGAAGCCAGAGACAAAATCAAAGTGGATGCCCTCTGTCGGATTATTGATATGGAAGATATCGGTCAAGCCATTATCTTCTGTCGGACCAAAAGAGGGGTTGATGAGCTTGTGGCCGCTCTGGAGGCAAGAGGGTATTTTGCAGATGCCCTGCATGGTGATTTAAGCCAACAGCAGAGAGACCGGGTCATGAAGAAGTTCCGTGACGGCAAGGTTGAGTTGCTTGTGGCTACGGACGTGGCAGCCCGGGGACTGGATATCGATAACGTAACCCATGTTATTAACTTCGACATTCCCCAGGATCCTGAATCTTATGTTCATCGGATCGGGCGTACCGGCAGAGCCGGGAGAAAAGGCCAGGCTATTACCTTGGTTTCTTCCCGGGAATACCGTCAACTCCGCTTGATCGAACGTTTGATCAAGACCCGGATCATACGCAAAGAGTTACCGACCCTGGCCGATGTCAGTGAACGGCAAGCGGAAAATCTCAAGAATCAGCTGGTTAAGATTTTGCAGCGAAGCCACTTGGGAACCTATCGCTCCATCGTGGGATCTTTGCTGGAAGAGTATGATTCTATGGATGTAGCGGCAGCAGCCTTGAAATTTGCTGTTGAGGGTGTTGAGGAGCGAAGTGAAGAGGAAGATGATATTGCTTTTGGCAATACTGGAGCAGCCCCTGGTATGGTCCGCCTCTTTATGAATATTGGCCGTCTTCAACAGGTTCGCCCTCAGGACATCGTCCGTTGGATAGCTGACGAAAGCGGAATTCCCGGCAACATTATCGGGATGATCAACATCTATGATAAATTTACCTTTGTGGAAATCCCTGAACAACATGCCAGCCGGGTTCTCAGCTGCATGCATCAGAACATGATTAAAGGCCGTAAGGTCAACGTGGAACCGGCTAAAGCCAGATAA
- a CDS encoding competence/damage-inducible protein A — translation MKAEIIATGTEILLGQTLNTSAHYLTGKLSELGIEVDYHTTVGDNPERLKKVILQGIERSDLLMITGGTGPTEDDLSKELIAQIFGLNMVLDPPSHEKIQEFFAMRGSQMPKTEEKQAYFPEGSQILPNHCGTAPGAIVQKNNKTIILLPGPPTEMEPMFKNYVWPFLERIAQEDSARMYVRVVKVVGLGESELEEVLRDFMGRHEPGMTLLCKDSEMHIRLVVRGNADEAAAILAQAESVIHERLGDKVFGTDEDTMLELVSKGLKEHRLTLATAESCTGGLLGAQLTQEPGSSDFYLGGVISYSNALKEGLLGVSSQTLHHYGAVSAETAREMAAGIRERTQADLGISITGIAGPGGGSQEKPVGLVYIGLATSEGVKANKFQFHGSRDSIRQLTVQAALDWIRRYMLNSERG, via the coding sequence ATGAAAGCTGAAATTATCGCAACTGGAACGGAAATACTATTAGGACAGACCTTAAATACGAGTGCACATTATCTTACAGGAAAGTTATCTGAGTTAGGAATTGAAGTGGATTACCATACCACGGTTGGAGACAACCCAGAACGGTTGAAAAAGGTAATCCTACAAGGAATAGAACGATCGGATCTGCTCATGATTACCGGAGGGACAGGGCCAACAGAGGATGATCTCTCCAAGGAGCTCATTGCGCAGATTTTTGGATTAAACATGGTTCTTGATCCGCCTAGTCACGAAAAGATTCAAGAGTTTTTCGCCATGAGGGGCAGCCAAATGCCCAAAACGGAAGAGAAACAAGCATACTTTCCTGAAGGATCTCAAATTCTTCCCAATCACTGTGGAACGGCTCCGGGAGCTATTGTCCAAAAGAATAACAAGACCATCATCCTCTTGCCGGGGCCTCCAACAGAGATGGAGCCTATGTTCAAGAACTATGTATGGCCATTTTTGGAGCGGATAGCTCAGGAAGATTCGGCAAGAATGTACGTTCGCGTGGTGAAAGTTGTGGGTTTGGGGGAATCGGAGTTAGAAGAGGTGCTCCGGGATTTCATGGGAAGGCATGAACCCGGCATGACTTTGCTGTGCAAGGATTCTGAAATGCATATCCGCTTAGTAGTCAGAGGGAATGCCGATGAAGCTGCAGCAATTCTCGCTCAAGCTGAAAGCGTGATTCATGAGCGACTCGGGGATAAGGTATTCGGCACGGATGAGGATACCATGCTTGAACTCGTCAGTAAGGGCTTAAAGGAACATCGGTTGACTCTTGCCACGGCGGAATCATGTACGGGTGGACTTTTGGGGGCACAGCTTACCCAAGAGCCCGGAAGTTCGGATTTCTATTTGGGTGGAGTTATCAGTTACTCTAACGCTCTGAAAGAAGGTCTTTTGGGGGTGAGTTCCCAGACTTTGCACCACTATGGTGCTGTCAGTGCTGAGACAGCACGGGAGATGGCCGCAGGCATCCGGGAGCGTACCCAAGCCGACCTTGGTATTAGTATTACTGGAATCGCCGGACCCGGAGGAGGAAGCCAGGAAAAGCCCGTTGGCTTAGTTTATATTGGCTTAGCTACTTCGGAAGGTGTCAAAGCGAATAAGTTTCAGTTTCATGGAAGCCGTGATTCGATCCGTCAGCTTACTGTTCAAGCTGCCCTGGATTGGATTCGCCGTTATATGTTGAATAGCGAAAGGGGTTAA
- a CDS encoding AAA family ATPase, with protein sequence MGLAKDIAMGVGVGLFLYLWVSGYNVLPIGLLVLLGVAFWKFMPRSMVGGSEKGVRISGSTVDFEDIGGQNAAKKELQEALDFLLYSERMRELGIRPLKGILLSGPPGTGKTLLAKAAARYTDSVYLAISGSEFVEMYAGVGAERVRKLFKKARESAKKEKKDRAIIFIDEMDILGAKRGSNVSHHEYDQTLNQLLVEMDGLGNSEQGTQILLIAATNRAEALDPALLRPGRFDRLVKVDLPDKEGRLAILKIHTKNKPLASCVDLEQIAQETYNFSGAHLESVTNEAAVFALRDDAREVNMFHFREAVEKVLLGEKLDRKPTDEELQRVAIHEGGHALLAEFVRPHSVSQISIRSRGNALGYVRHYPKDDLYLYTQAMIEEQIMVALAGAIAEETILGTRSTGAAGDYEQALHMVEKMLASGMSTLGVVDVVKLGADQRQQVTREILAELEERTCQVILDKKGILERVVQVLKTEEVLNGERLRLLIEEEAA encoded by the coding sequence ATGGGATTGGCTAAAGATATCGCGATGGGTGTTGGCGTAGGCTTGTTCCTTTATCTTTGGGTTTCCGGGTATAATGTTTTACCCATCGGGCTTTTAGTGCTTTTGGGTGTCGCTTTCTGGAAATTCATGCCCCGGTCCATGGTGGGAGGTTCCGAGAAAGGGGTCCGAATTTCCGGCAGCACGGTTGACTTTGAAGACATAGGCGGTCAGAATGCCGCTAAGAAAGAACTCCAGGAAGCCTTGGATTTTCTGTTATACAGTGAACGCATGAGGGAGCTGGGGATTCGGCCTTTGAAGGGTATCCTTTTATCCGGTCCGCCGGGAACTGGTAAAACCTTATTAGCAAAGGCGGCAGCCCGCTATACGGATTCTGTTTACTTAGCCATTTCCGGCAGTGAATTTGTGGAAATGTACGCAGGTGTGGGGGCAGAGCGGGTAAGGAAGCTCTTCAAAAAAGCCAGAGAATCAGCCAAAAAGGAAAAAAAGGATCGGGCGATCATTTTTATTGACGAGATGGATATTCTGGGGGCCAAACGGGGCAGCAATGTCTCCCACCATGAATACGATCAGACCCTTAATCAGCTGCTGGTGGAAATGGATGGACTGGGAAACAGTGAACAAGGTACCCAAATTCTCCTGATTGCCGCCACCAATCGCGCCGAAGCATTGGACCCGGCTCTTTTGCGTCCAGGACGCTTCGATCGCCTGGTCAAAGTGGACCTGCCGGATAAAGAAGGACGCCTGGCCATCCTCAAGATTCATACGAAAAACAAACCCCTGGCCTCCTGCGTGGATCTGGAACAGATTGCTCAGGAAACCTATAATTTTTCTGGAGCTCATCTGGAAAGTGTCACCAATGAAGCGGCAGTCTTTGCTTTAAGGGATGATGCCCGGGAAGTTAACATGTTTCATTTCCGGGAGGCTGTGGAAAAGGTGCTCTTAGGAGAAAAACTGGATCGCAAGCCTACGGATGAAGAATTACAACGGGTGGCGATCCATGAAGGGGGCCATGCTTTGCTTGCTGAATTTGTACGGCCCCATTCCGTGTCCCAGATCTCCATTCGCTCCCGTGGCAACGCCTTAGGCTATGTGCGCCACTATCCTAAAGATGATTTATATCTTTACACCCAGGCCATGATTGAAGAACAGATTATGGTCGCTCTGGCCGGAGCCATAGCTGAGGAGACCATCCTGGGCACACGCAGTACAGGTGCCGCCGGTGATTATGAACAGGCCCTGCATATGGTGGAGAAGATGCTGGCCTCCGGGATGTCCACCCTTGGGGTAGTGGATGTGGTAAAACTAGGAGCTGATCAGCGTCAGCAGGTCACCCGCGAGATATTGGCAGAGTTGGAGGAAAGAACCTGCCAGGTGATCCTTGATAAGAAGGGCATCCTGGAGAGAGTGGTTCAGGTATTGAAAACTGAAGAAGTTCTTAATGGAGAGAGGCTTCGCCTGCTTATCGAAGAGGAAGCAGCTTAA
- the pgsA gene encoding CDP-diacylglycerol--glycerol-3-phosphate 3-phosphatidyltransferase: protein MNLPNQLTMARIILIPIFMALLLIQFPKGQPIFPYQDFVAAMIFILAAATDGLDGYIARKRGQVTVLGKFMDPLADKLLVSAALIALVDLGHVPAWICWIILAREFAVTGLRAIASADGTVIAASKLGKIKTVSQVVAISLILLHDWPLSLFNLYLGQPLLYVALFFTIVSGVDYLVKSKKLLKK from the coding sequence GTGAATTTACCCAATCAACTCACAATGGCGCGGATAATATTAATACCCATCTTTATGGCCTTGTTGCTCATCCAATTTCCTAAAGGTCAGCCGATTTTTCCTTATCAGGATTTTGTGGCGGCCATGATCTTCATCCTGGCAGCTGCGACGGATGGCTTGGATGGTTATATCGCCCGTAAAAGAGGCCAGGTTACAGTTCTGGGAAAATTTATGGATCCGCTGGCAGATAAACTTTTGGTTTCGGCAGCTTTAATTGCGTTGGTGGACTTGGGGCATGTGCCGGCGTGGATTTGCTGGATTATACTGGCCCGGGAGTTCGCAGTGACAGGGTTGAGAGCCATAGCCTCTGCTGACGGAACTGTGATTGCAGCCAGCAAACTGGGCAAGATTAAAACCGTATCCCAGGTTGTGGCTATTTCTCTGATTCTGCTCCATGATTGGCCTTTATCCCTCTTCAACCTCTATCTGGGACAGCCGCTTCTCTATGTAGCCCTTTTCTTTACGATTGTTTCAGGTGTGGATTATTTAGTAAAATCGAAGAAGCTTTTGAAAAAATAA
- the rimO gene encoding 30S ribosomal protein S12 methylthiotransferase RimO — MNKKVAVVTLGCPKNQVDSEIMTGHMMTKYQIVNEPEQADIIIINTCTFIESAKAESIDMILQMSQYKEEGQCQTLVATGCLAQRYGDELLAEIPELDGIMGTGNVAEILETLEEAEKSKVRRISAEAPAFIYDETMPRVRLSPKQYAYVKVAEGCDNYCTYCIIPHVRGHFRSRTQESILREVEAMASEGVKEVLLIAQDTTRYGKDRYGEYRLPSLIKEIAGIEGIEWIRLMYCYPELFTDELITVMKETPKVCRYLDLPLQHAHDKVLAEMNRRGTIREAEGLIHKLRQEIPDIRLRTTMITGFPGETEEEFQAVVDFAKKIRFDRLGAFAYSQEESTPAAQREDQVPEEIRQQRRDQLMELQHDIAYEQQQRWVGQTLKVLIEEALPDQRWVGRSEGDAPEIDGVVYVDSPGELEIGDFVLVKITGADSYDLMGEVVQ; from the coding sequence TTGAACAAAAAAGTTGCTGTCGTGACTTTAGGATGTCCGAAGAATCAAGTCGATAGTGAAATCATGACCGGTCATATGATGACAAAATACCAGATCGTGAATGAGCCGGAGCAGGCAGATATTATCATTATCAATACCTGTACTTTTATTGAAAGTGCTAAGGCTGAGTCCATCGATATGATTCTCCAGATGTCTCAATATAAGGAAGAAGGACAGTGTCAGACTCTAGTGGCCACAGGGTGTTTGGCCCAACGTTACGGTGATGAGCTCTTAGCTGAGATCCCCGAATTGGACGGGATCATGGGGACCGGGAATGTCGCAGAGATTCTGGAGACCCTTGAGGAAGCAGAGAAGAGCAAGGTCAGAAGAATCAGCGCCGAGGCGCCCGCCTTTATCTATGATGAAACCATGCCTCGTGTCCGTTTATCCCCTAAGCAGTATGCCTATGTTAAAGTAGCGGAGGGATGCGATAATTATTGCACATATTGCATCATTCCTCATGTGCGGGGCCACTTTCGCAGCCGGACCCAGGAATCCATCCTTCGCGAAGTAGAGGCCATGGCTTCCGAAGGGGTAAAAGAGGTTTTACTGATCGCTCAGGATACTACCCGCTATGGCAAGGACCGTTATGGTGAATATAGGCTGCCTTCCTTAATCAAAGAGATTGCCGGGATTGAAGGAATAGAGTGGATTCGTCTTATGTATTGTTATCCGGAATTGTTTACGGATGAACTGATCACAGTCATGAAAGAAACGCCCAAAGTTTGCCGTTATCTCGATCTTCCTCTTCAACACGCTCATGATAAAGTCCTGGCTGAGATGAACCGGAGGGGTACGATCCGAGAGGCTGAAGGATTAATTCATAAATTGCGCCAGGAAATCCCCGACATTCGTCTTCGCACAACTATGATTACCGGTTTTCCCGGGGAAACGGAAGAAGAGTTTCAAGCTGTTGTAGATTTTGCTAAGAAAATCCGCTTTGACCGCTTAGGAGCTTTTGCCTATTCTCAGGAGGAATCTACTCCGGCCGCCCAAAGGGAGGACCAAGTGCCTGAGGAGATTCGTCAACAGCGGCGTGATCAACTCATGGAGCTGCAGCACGACATTGCTTACGAGCAGCAGCAGAGATGGGTAGGGCAGACCCTAAAGGTTCTTATCGAAGAAGCATTGCCGGATCAACGCTGGGTCGGCCGCAGTGAAGGGGATGCTCCGGAGATCGACGGTGTTGTCTATGTTGATTCACCTGGGGAACTTGAAATCGGGGACTTTGTACTGGTTAAGATTACCGGAGCAGATAGCTACGATTTAATGGGAGAGGTTGTGCAGTGA
- a CDS encoding YgiQ family radical SAM protein, whose amino-acid sequence MSSIKIPQFLPISKQDMKKRGWEELDFLLITGDAYVDHPSFGIAIISRVLEKHGYKVGIIAQPNWRDVKAFQALGRPRLACLVSGGNLDSMVNHYTAAKKRRQKDVYSPGGKAGLRPDHATIVYTNKVREAFPGLPVIIGGIESSLRRFAHYDFWSDKVKRSILLDSQGDLLVFGMGEKAIVEVAHALNDGEPIAEVQGVRGTMVPWKKEIPEGIIQLPAYQDVVGDKRKYAESFWVQYNQQDPYYGKAMYQSHGQVGVIQYPPAYPLTQAEMDGVYALPYVGSYHPVYEEAGGVPAIEEVEFSLVSSRGCYGGCSFCALTFHQGRIIQGRSAESIVREAEQLTWSPRFKGYIHDVGGPTANFRRPACKAQLKRGACPHKQCLFPAPCAKADVDHTEYIDLLRRLRNLPKVKKVFVRSGIRYDAVLADKNTTFLRELCEHHVSGQLKVAPEHISEKVLKRMGKPGKKVYERFADEFKTINEDLGKKQYLVPYLMSSHPGSGLREAIELAEYVRDMGVNPEQVQDFIPTPGSLSTCMYYTGLDPRTMEKVYVPRTMEEKAMQRALIQYRNPKNYDLVEKALKSAHREDLIGHGPKCLIRPRSQHKKSLGPIGKTSPSSSAPQARDKKRNSVKGKPRVKSRPKG is encoded by the coding sequence GTGAGTTCGATTAAAATTCCCCAATTTCTACCTATCAGTAAACAGGACATGAAAAAACGGGGCTGGGAAGAGCTGGATTTCCTGCTTATTACCGGAGATGCCTATGTGGATCATCCCAGCTTCGGTATTGCCATAATATCCCGGGTACTGGAGAAGCATGGCTATAAAGTAGGCATTATAGCCCAACCCAATTGGCGTGATGTGAAAGCCTTTCAAGCTCTGGGCAGACCGCGCCTGGCCTGCCTGGTGTCCGGTGGGAATCTTGATTCCATGGTCAACCATTATACGGCGGCCAAGAAGCGGCGTCAAAAAGATGTCTATTCCCCGGGAGGCAAGGCAGGGTTACGCCCTGATCATGCCACCATTGTCTATACCAATAAAGTCCGTGAAGCTTTTCCGGGATTGCCGGTGATTATCGGTGGTATCGAAAGCTCCCTAAGGCGATTTGCCCACTATGATTTTTGGAGTGATAAGGTTAAGCGCTCCATCCTGTTGGACAGCCAGGGGGATTTGCTTGTGTTTGGCATGGGGGAAAAGGCGATTGTTGAGGTGGCTCATGCCTTAAACGACGGGGAACCCATTGCTGAGGTTCAAGGTGTCAGAGGGACCATGGTTCCTTGGAAAAAGGAGATTCCGGAAGGAATCATCCAGCTCCCTGCTTATCAGGATGTAGTGGGAGATAAGAGGAAGTATGCGGAAAGCTTCTGGGTGCAATATAATCAGCAGGACCCCTATTATGGCAAGGCTATGTATCAAAGCCATGGGCAGGTCGGGGTTATTCAGTATCCGCCGGCCTATCCTTTGACTCAAGCCGAGATGGACGGGGTCTATGCCTTGCCCTATGTTGGGTCTTATCATCCTGTCTATGAGGAAGCAGGCGGGGTTCCGGCCATTGAAGAAGTGGAGTTCAGTTTGGTCAGCTCCCGGGGCTGTTATGGAGGATGCTCTTTCTGCGCCCTGACCTTCCATCAGGGGCGGATTATCCAGGGGCGGAGTGCCGAGTCCATCGTCAGAGAAGCGGAGCAGTTGACCTGGAGTCCGCGTTTTAAAGGCTATATTCATGATGTGGGTGGACCTACGGCCAATTTCCGCCGCCCGGCCTGTAAAGCCCAACTTAAACGCGGGGCATGCCCCCATAAGCAATGCCTCTTTCCTGCTCCTTGTGCCAAGGCGGATGTGGATCACACCGAATATATCGATCTCCTGCGCCGCTTGCGCAATCTGCCTAAGGTTAAGAAAGTCTTTGTGCGTTCCGGAATTCGCTATGATGCCGTCCTGGCTGATAAGAATACAACCTTTTTGCGGGAACTGTGTGAGCATCACGTAAGCGGGCAGCTTAAGGTTGCTCCCGAGCATATCAGCGAAAAGGTATTGAAAAGGATGGGAAAGCCGGGGAAAAAAGTCTACGAGCGTTTTGCCGATGAGTTTAAAACGATCAATGAAGACCTTGGCAAAAAGCAATATCTGGTGCCCTATCTTATGTCCTCTCATCCGGGCAGCGGCTTAAGAGAAGCCATCGAACTGGCGGAATATGTCCGGGATATGGGAGTCAACCCGGAGCAGGTTCAAGACTTTATTCCCACTCCGGGAAGCTTATCCACCTGTATGTATTACACCGGGCTGGATCCCCGCACCATGGAAAAGGTCTATGTACCCCGGACCATGGAAGAAAAGGCCATGCAAAGAGCTTTGATTCAATACCGGAACCCTAAGAATTACGATTTGGTGGAGAAGGCACTGAAATCAGCCCATCGGGAGGACTTGATCGGCCATGGTCCTAAATGCCTGATTCGCCCCCGCTCCCAGCATAAGAAGAGCTTAGGCCCGATCGGGAAAACCTCACCTTCCTCCTCCGCCCCGCAGGCTCGTGACAAAAAGAGAAACAGTGTGAAAGGAAAACCCAGGGTTAAGTCCAGGCCAAAAGGGTGA
- a CDS encoding YajQ family cyclic di-GMP-binding protein, producing the protein MAKDSSFDIVSKVEMQEVINAVHQAQKEIEQRFDFKNSKSSLELQDEKIILVSDDDFKLRNVIDILESKLVKRQVSLKALEYGKVQPAAGDTVRQEVKLVQGISQDKGKEINKLIKDSKIKVSSSIQGDQVRVTGKNKDDLQEVIALLRKQDLGIDLQFINYR; encoded by the coding sequence GTGGCCAAGGATTCATCATTTGATATCGTTTCTAAAGTGGAGATGCAGGAAGTAATCAATGCGGTTCATCAAGCGCAAAAAGAAATTGAACAGCGTTTTGATTTTAAAAACAGTAAATCCTCCCTTGAACTGCAGGACGAGAAAATTATACTGGTTTCTGACGATGACTTTAAACTCCGCAATGTCATTGATATTTTGGAGAGCAAGCTGGTTAAGCGGCAGGTTTCTCTTAAAGCTCTGGAATATGGCAAGGTTCAGCCGGCAGCCGGAGATACGGTCCGCCAGGAAGTTAAGCTTGTTCAAGGAATATCTCAGGATAAAGGCAAAGAGATCAATAAGCTCATCAAAGACAGCAAAATCAAAGTGTCCAGTTCGATCCAGGGAGACCAGGTTCGGGTCACGGGGAAGAATAAAGACGATTTACAGGAAGTCATCGCCTTATTGCGCAAGCAGGATCTGGGTATCGACCTTCAATTTATCAACTATCGTTAA
- a CDS encoding helix-turn-helix domain-containing protein: MAGEGQILRNARVDKGWSLTQAEEVTKIRIRYLEALEEEAYHILPGDTYTKGFLRTYAKHLGINPEEVLEHYKALGQQQEKPLSAEPAPPLPRRRPQWIKPVLVAVTGVVALVVVIGIASLSKHPGTTIAPEDIVTPLPTTPQEEVVQQPENTPPPDDTPPAQTSPSNPQNVIAQENEGLVAQLVFSQPCWIRVNVDGQFAFEGTFTQGATKELKAKDQIELVTVGNAGGLTVTLNGKTWPSLGAQGQVVNNIILKKDSANQISLLP, encoded by the coding sequence ATGGCAGGAGAGGGACAAATCCTTCGCAACGCTCGTGTGGATAAAGGGTGGAGCTTAACTCAGGCTGAAGAAGTTACCAAAATCAGAATCCGCTATCTGGAAGCTTTGGAAGAAGAAGCTTATCATATTTTACCCGGTGACACTTATACCAAAGGGTTTTTAAGAACTTATGCCAAGCATTTGGGAATAAACCCGGAGGAGGTTCTAGAGCACTATAAAGCCTTAGGGCAGCAACAGGAAAAACCCTTATCCGCTGAACCGGCTCCGCCGCTGCCCCGCCGGAGGCCCCAGTGGATTAAACCTGTGCTTGTGGCTGTTACCGGAGTGGTTGCTCTTGTGGTCGTGATTGGAATCGCCTCCCTGAGCAAGCATCCGGGCACCACCATTGCTCCGGAAGATATAGTCACACCCTTGCCTACTACTCCTCAGGAAGAAGTCGTCCAACAACCGGAAAACACTCCCCCGCCGGACGATACGCCACCGGCCCAAACCTCTCCTTCCAACCCCCAAAATGTGATCGCCCAGGAAAATGAAGGTCTGGTGGCTCAGCTGGTCTTTAGTCAGCCCTGCTGGATCCGGGTCAATGTGGATGGTCAGTTTGCTTTTGAGGGAACCTTTACTCAAGGAGCCACTAAAGAGTTAAAGGCAAAGGACCAAATAGAACTGGTCACAGTCGGCAATGCCGGTGGGCTTACGGTAACCCTTAACGGCAAGACCTGGCCAAGTCTGGGGGCTCAGGGACAGGTGGTTAATAACATCATTCTTAAGAAAGACAGCGCAAATCAAATCAGCCTCCTGCCTTGA